The DNA segment tactttcaaacaaaatgtaaGAGAGTATTCGGGAATTTTGTCGAGGACAACTTTTGCATCAAAAACAATGCTCGATTCCCTTTCCGGGCAGAACAAAGTTTCAAACGCTACTCTTCCCAAACTGAGTATTAGATCATAATGAGATCTGCATAAATCATTAGACAACAGGCAACTGGGGAATTTTGTGTCATCTGAACTGTGTCTTCTCTCTGAGCTCCAGTACCGTTTGCCTAATTTCATTAGTCCTCTTGAAAGCGTGAGCTCTAGTATGTTGCTATAGATTTCACATCTTGATTGTCCTACCGATTCGCCGTCAAACCATAGACATACCCTTTGTAAAATGATGAACGGGATATTGTTTACAGTGCTACGTTTCATTGTTGACAATGTTGCAAGAAAGTCCTCAACTGTCTTAGGCTGCAGAGATAAGCTGTTTCTATTCAGTAACGCCACTGCGTTCGATATTAACTGTCTAGAAGACGTACGATCCAACGTCGTCATTTCCACATGTCTATCTATCTGAGTTGTGCTCAGATTAAGGACGTCCAGTTTCCATGGTCGTGTTGTTGTCAAGATTGTACAGTTTTCCCTAGCAGATCTGTGTGGCAACTTATGTTCATTCTTTTGGCCGATTTTGCAGCTTTCAGGATGAGACCATTCATCTAGTCCATCCAATATAACCAAGCATAGCCTGTCTTGTAGAATATCCTCTAGAAATAGTTCGTCATACCGTCTGGATCGTGCAAGACAGTTGATGATTTGACTGTAAACCATATCATCAACTTTACATATCGAATTGTCAATGTCCCTCAAAGAAATCATAAAcataaattcaaatgttttcattGTGTGTACATCCTCTGGATTGAATTTCTGTTCTATTTCTTCTACCGGTCCGTGAGCCTGGCACCAAATCATGCAGATGTTCTTTACAAAAGATGTTTTACCAATGCCTGCCTTTGCCGTAATGTAGATATCTTTGTATAATTTCCCATCAGTTTGCCGGACAACATCGCTAAAtaactttaatttctttttggTGTATGGCTCTTCGATTCTTCCAAATTTTCTCTGTATATCAATTGAATTAAAGGATGGTTCCACATAAAAATCAGCAATAGGAACATCATTTTCCTCTACAATAGGAGATATGGAGATTGTGCTATGGTATTTCCGGTAGAAATTGATGAGGTCATCCTTCAAATCTATAAAATTGAGCAACAAGCAGAACATTAACATGTTTGCATCTAACAATGAGCCTGTAAGACTTTCACAAAACTGTCAAGGATTTCGAGGAGTAACTCTACTGACAGcaagtttatttaataaaaagattCGATAATTACAGATTAAATGGTTGACAAATATATACAGTCCCCATTAATACATAACGCACAGAACACTATTTTAATTTTCGGCATGCTTTAAAAGTTGAGGTGACTACAATTATTTGTTTTCACGTTTACCCGACGGAGCTGATATTTAACTATTAAAAAGTACAAAGTAATATAAAGATGTTGAACAAGTTGACGACACTGGTTCCTTTTCGAACATTATGAACTTGActtgcaaaccagtcttaagcTTTATGATATGAAAACCCAGAATGAGCTAATTACGTGCTGTGGCGTTCGAGGCCCATTCGTCAATATTTGTCTAAGATGACGTCTATCAATCATGCAAGCTTATCTTCCTAGTCAACTTTCACTCAAAACCATCATTTAACATCTAAACGTTACTACACGAAAATGTTTACAGTTGAATATGGTTGAACTCCTTTAAAAAAGGAGAAAAGTACGGGCGGACTGTTCGATAGACGACACAAAAGTCCGTCTAGTTTTACTGAATTACACTAAAACTTCAAACAATACTAtcacaaaattacaaaaagaaaaattcgATTGTTACTATAGACCGaaagaatatttaatgtttatattatgCTTGAAGTTTTAGTTTTCAAGAATAATTCTACTTACATTTTCGTAATTCATTTTGTTCTGCAGTTCTATCCATAACCCCTGCTTGTATCTGGTCtatagtaaaaataaatagtTTCATTGAGGATTTTATACAGACACTAgttgttttatgaaataatttttaccACTAATAGTTCATAAACTACGCGCTCAGTTAGTTAATGTGATGTTATATATTAGTTCAATATTGCAAGTTAAGTTTATTATCTGTTTTCTTTGCTTATAATATGGTTTCCCTTGTTAACTTTATAACCTGGTTTTCATAGTGTATACACGTGCAACTTAAGTATAAGACTTCCAAAGGCACACCTCTGCTTCCTTAACAGAGGCAGACTATAGATATATTACAGGAAATCAGCAGAGGCGGGCATACGAGACAATGACTTTCTTCTCGTTATCAAACAGAAACTCAAGACTGGAATCTACATTGATGaggtaaaattgaaaagaaaacctTTTCCTTTAAGAATGGCTTTTTGAATTTGCTGTTTTCCTTTTTCAATAATCTCTGTTAGATCTTTTTTCTCAGTATCTGTAGTCTTCTTGAATTCATCTACTTTCTTTGCAATAATTTCATCTAGTTTAGTAACGGTTATTGCCCGCAGGCCGTCTAATGAATCTTTAACATCATCCAGGAACTTTTTGTTGGCTTCCTCTCTTTCCAGGTTGATTGCCTGTAAAGCATTTTCTCGTTGCTTTTCTACAGATGCTTTAAATTCCTCATCAAGAATTCTTGATATGTCAGCAGTAGTAATGGTAAGTGTGTTGGCTTTCAACTGAAATTAGATTGCTATATCaataatttagtgttttcttgaaTAAGCaagtgatattttaaaaattttatgtgcACATTTATAACCAGAGAAGGAACTGTCTCTAAAATGCGTACATTTAATCAACAGCAAAAAATGGGGATACTTAATTTTTGAAATAGGTAACATTCGGAGCTAATGTTTACAACGATATTACGCTTATGCAATTCTTTTGAGCTTTATTTGATATTGTAGATAAGTGCACGCAATAGTAAATATTCCATTTCTATCCAGttagttaaatattatattttttatccatttagTTAAAGATGTGGGCTGGATCAAGACATCTGTACCTGATTCAGTTTATCAACAGCCGCCTTTGCATTTGGATCATTTGCTAAGTAGATTCCGTCTGACAGAAGATCAATCAGAATGTCGATGTATCTGGACAACTCCGTTTTAGAGATGGACATATCCGCGGCATGTCGTATCAGCCGACCTACTTCTCGTGCCTAAAAGTGATAAAATGTCTGAGAACATTTTGAAGTATATATACacgaacaagtgaatgaagtattgccatgtaaTACAAAATCCCCTACTTGAAGGCACCTAAATTTCTCTACTGCAGAATATGATTATGAACTGATTTTTGTcgataatgtataaacaatattgtaccaTATATGCAGtatattataacaaaacacttggattaaaatttgtatatacaaaaacctacagttCTTGGTTGTtgcataacatctataaataaaaagaacagtttcagaatgtcacaatatatgcccgtatttatagcaaatttctttacactagttGAGCACCTGTAtttttatatggatttttttgaccaattataaaaagttatagtTACcgtataagttatttatagtaacaacaaatggaAATTAATCATCAACAAAATTATATAAGTCCACACTAAACTCCTTAACAGGTAGGgtcaaaataaatctaaaatttggatataacatgcatggaGATAAGTCAAAAGTAATCTCGATTTTTCCTTAcggccagaaataaaaaaaagttataataaatataagctatttatagtaacaacaaagggaactTATTCTAAAAACAATGGTGTCCCGTGAACAGTTGTGCCGAGTTAATAagaatccctccatgcatgaagaagaaatgctgtggacaaagtcattcttgaatttgacctttgacctttaagtgttaccctgaccttagacttagggacctgtttcttgaatttgacaatccgtctcatagtggtgaacatttgtgcacagttacatcaaaatccctctatgcaagaagaaatgctccggacagtcatttttgtatctgacttttggcctaaaaatgtaaccttgaccttagacctagggatttggtttttgcgcatgacactccgtcttatggtagtgaacatttatgcaaagtaatattaaaaattcTTTAAGGATTGTCGAGTTACAGGCtggaccaaaaaaaaacaacaaaccttCTAGCTTTTGTCttccaattttgaccttgacctttcagctaacgGCCCGAGTTTTGCGCTTGACACGTTATATTATCCTagagaatatttgtgccaactgatattgaaatcctgttttgcatgacaaagatACAGAccagacagaaaaaaatcctattgacctatcttcaagtgtgaccttgacctttgagctaagggtccgtgttctgtgcatgacacattgtcttaacatgaagaacatttgtgccaagtaacattaaaacccctttatgaatgacagagttatagaccggacgcgaagcagaccctgttcatgccatgttaacatttcaCTGCTGTTATTTGAAGAAAAGAATCAAGTAAAGTTTGGTAGATGGTCACTAAAGAAAACACGAATCGTTATAGTTTGAAACTGTTTCGTTTGGTAGATTGTTATCAAAGGAATCAGACACTCAGTTTGGGATGATTTGTGTACATATAGGAAAGCTTAAATACGGCATCATTGTTGTCATGTTTCGATACATCTAAAATGTGAGCGTTTAGAAGGTCATCAAGGAAATATTTTTCGTAGTGAAAGCAGCACTAGAGCTTTTTCAAACTCTCATTATATAGATACAGGGATTGACGAATTCAAATTATTTAAGTTAGCTTGGTATAGtcttgcaccccccccccccaccccccccccccacacacaccgaaaaaaaagtcaaattgttTCAAAAGTCCGACATATTCTTTTAGAGGTTATGTCGTTAAAAGGGCTCTAGCTTCCATGCTTTTAACAGCTCTAAATTATTTGGATAAATACGAGTAGTTTATGACAAAGAAGTTCCCACTATTTATATCCATCCAGCACTTTCAGACAGGCATATATTTAAACTCGGCCCCGACCCCTGGTGGCAATAATTTTATCAATCGCGTTGGCTTGAACAAGCTTGATAGAAGGCCACCAAAGAaagaagattattcaaattttgttgaCACTGGCCAAGAGGTTAAGGAAGAGACACCGACGAAAGCAGACTGATAATGAAGGCGGCGCCCACGGACGACAGTCTAaaggatgtaggaacgaattttttctaaggcgtaaaaaaaaaaattgtttgtttaaaaatcccgacctaccctaattttttggcccgaccctaaatgtttttatggcgttggagaatatttttttcatttttttttaacaaaaagatgcaaaactgcactttttatgctttaaacatggccagtgatgttagaaatcaacttactgatgctctaaaggcataacccccttatttgtaatcattttttgacaaaaaaataatttccgaaaagtctcccttaataaaaaaaaaattccgacctacctaccctaatatttttgagcatgttaccggaaacaaaagaattttttttttaggcctaatgataataatgttttcatactctgtgagcttgaagaacattagtttccaagacaaacaagggAAGAAAAAACAGAgatcaccgaactcgttttaattttatagggcatttccttcacccactgtttaagcatttctgaaattttgtaaaattgaaaaaatgaaggtactttataaaacatatgatatcccatttaatgttacagggatttcaggtcttacaggttaatataaATACAAGGTGATggcagtattatataagcatcaATGTCACTTACAAATCTCTTTCgttttaccccacccactttattttcaatggaaaaaagtatttagatctacaaaataaaactctgacgttaagattttctaaaTAGTTTCCGGTTTTAATGACACACATAagtgcttcaaaatggaaagaaaaaactgttaaaaactggtgaattctgatattatttgttctttttgtttaagtttatttttctaGATACTATAAAGAGCtatcttaaaaacttttaattcaattatagcttattattatatgtatcagtcaggaaaaaaTCAacaccaaacctgatctactttaatagatatttgaaattgcCTACCCCTATCTCATTGTAAATCTTTCGTCAATTTTAGggaaatgccagccaaaaataagagtgaaagatatttattcgcaaaaagtagaatctatttggttaaatggtacactattagccatattttaattatctagcattaatttttggcaaaacatttgttagaaagcaatattcgacgaaacatttttcaaaatggcggatattctgaaagaaaaaaaaaaaaggctagTACATCCCTTAAGACAATAATTATACATCGTAAAAAGTAAACGTAGGTTTTACAGAAACAATAAGACATTCCGTTAACACAGGACTATCAAACGAGATGCCATAAGATCCATCCTCGGGTAAGACGTATGTTCTTCATTACGATAAGACAAAAAAAATTGTGTAAACTCAATAGTCTTCCGCAGCTGACTCCATGCGGGAAACGAATTAATTCATGTACTAGTAACAAATAAACATTATCAAATCAGTTATTATTTGCCAGTTAACAAATAACATTAAACACTCAAAGTGAcatgttactttaaataaaatagacacaTTTCTTACTAAGATTACTAGCATGcaaattttgtaaacaattgcAAAAAATGAAAAGCAGCATATGATGAAACCACCTTATTTTAGGTGATACTTTGGATCATTTGGAACAAAAAAGAAATGCTTGTAATTGATACTAACTACTTGAAGAGAACTATTTACCTCGGTGCAAACGTTTGGGCTACTTCTATCGTCGAAATCGGcatgcattttatgttcaaaacgtTTATTGTTGATGGTAATGGAAAGAATGCCATTGAAGTCAGTCTCCTGAAAACTTGTCACTGAGTAATATCCATCCGGTGGCATATAACATTTGCCAATTTGAAATGCATCGGTACACCATCCAGTTGCGTCCGTATTTTTCCAGGAAGGGACGTTGTACCTGTGTTCTCGGCGAATCTCATCACGGATATGTTGACATATCTTATTTGGGCACGGTCTGTTTGGACTTTTGTTTGGCAGAATATTGTCGTGTAAGTTACAGTTTCTTCCTCTTGGACAGAAATTTGCTGTAGGGCATGGCAGTGTATTTTCAGTTGTGCATGAGTTACAGACTGTACCAGGAGATATGTTCTTGCTTTTGAAAATTGATGCCAATAGGTCTTTTTGGAACTGTGTTAATTCAACAGTGACGAATTCTTCTAGGCCCTGTTTAGTGAAGAGCACTGCAAGAGCTCCTTTCAGCCAATATTGAAACCCGTTGTCCTTGACCGTAGAAAGCAACAATGTCATAGCTTTGTTCTTTTCGTATTCTGCATGCCACAGACCTTTAGGCAGAAAGTGTACACATTATTCACATTCAACGTCAACTAATTTTACAccattttgaaacaaatgcatgAGACTTGACCAAGAAGTAATGTCACTGTGTCCATTGCGCATTTATTCTTCGTTATATAACTAAAGTGTCTGTACCAAGATTTAATCTTATTCGATTCTAATTGCTAGTTATTTTCTTGGTTTGTTTCGATTTTGATACATAGAAATTCAGAGTTCATCAATGATGGCATTTCGCAGCACGCAAACAGAGTTTTATTCACAAATGCACGAAACTAAATAATTACCAATTGGCATCATAATAATACGTGAACTCAAATGAAGGTACGATGCGAAGTTACGACTTTCAGTATCAACCATGAAAATTATAGTGTCATCCCCACAAGTTACAGTTCAATGTGATGTGCTAGggtttgtatttgattttattgacaaatCACCAAATTTCTGACGTCAATCACGTCAGAGGCTGCATCGATAATCGTTACCTAGTTTCCTGTACATTTCAGTTAATATCTCAATATGTTAGGAATacaatttcatgatattttaaaacaagagggtcatgatgaccctgaattgctcacctgatttatatgagccacatgtttcaaatggcaaactgatgctaaaatattagaaagtaggtcagtagaccatattcgtggtcactgaaagtcagttttaagatcggtgtgcaaaactgtacatgtctcccaaatttcaaggctgtaacttaaaaaacaagacagtagatcagtaggtcaaggtcgtagtcaagtgacccctaatcacttggggttatcaggtaattataattaaacagtctaggaaatatgatcagatattttttttttaatataactcatataacaagtgacccccagggcagggccttttttcaccccaggggcatatttgaacaatcttgttagagatccactagacaatgctacatacaaaatatcaaaggcctatgccttgcagtttcaggcaagatgatttttattttctttcctatatattaagtctatataaaaattGAGACCGCCcggggcatggcctcttttcaccccaggggcataatctgaacaattttggtagaggaccacaaggcaatgcaacataccgaatatcaaaagcctaggccttgcagtttcagacaagaagatttttaaacttttttcctatataagtctatgtaaaacttgagacccccgggtcagggcctctttcaccctaGGGTTATAACTTGAAAAATTacggtagaggaccacaaggcaatgctacataccaaatatcaaaggcctaggtcttgtggttttagacaagaagatttttaaaggtatatatgtctatgtaaaacttgtgacccccatggcggggcctcttttcaccccagggacacaaTATgaacgccttgcagttttggacaagaagatttttaaagttttttctttcggttgccatgacaacaagAGTTCATCaaggaattcaattttttgaataattttgaaaggcgaccacccaaggatcattcctgtgaagtttattgtaattctgcccagtgggtttcatgaagaagatttttttagaaaatgttgacggacggacgacgcacgacgaacgccggacattgagcggtcacaaaagctcaccatgagcctttggctcaggtgagctaaaataccACAAATAGATCAATATACCTGGGTAGGGATTTCTGTTGTTATCTTTTCTAAATACACATGATTCCAGTGACATTACTTCTGAACCAACCCACCTACTTTATCGAAGATGTTAGTTGGaaatacaaaatgatataaaatatacagatcagctcacgcggaaaacccactttccgtttttcctcgaaggaaaaatcttgcatagcgaggaattcctccgagtactgcctaattctgactcgcaGTACCGACTGTtacagttttattactttagcggaatttcgtcgcgtcactccgagaaattacttgacggaactccgagtcgaaattatacaggtaacattATACTGATTTCCgatattttatggcca comes from the Mercenaria mercenaria strain notata chromosome 9, MADL_Memer_1, whole genome shotgun sequence genome and includes:
- the LOC128559461 gene encoding uncharacterized protein LOC128559461 isoform X2; translated protein: MTLLLSTVKDNGFQYWLKGALAVLFTKQGLEEFVTVELTQFQKDLLASIFKSKNISPGTVCNSCTTENTLPCPTANFCPRGRNCNLHDNILPNKSPNRPCPNKICQHIRDEIRREHRYNVPSWKNTDATGWCTDAFQIGKCYMPPDGYYSVTSFQETDFNGILSITINNKRFEHKMHADFDDRSSPNVCTEAREVGRLIRHAADMSISKTELSRYIDILIDLLSDGIYLANDPNAKAAVDKLNQLKANTLTITTADISRILDEEFKASVEKQRENALQAINLEREEANKKFLDDVKDSLDGLRAITVTKLDEIIAKKVDEFKKTTDTEKKDLTEIIEKGKQQIQKAILKGKDQIQAGVMDRTAEQNELRKYLKDDLINFYRKYHSTISISPIVEENDVPIADFYVEPSFNSIDIQRKFGRIEEPYTKKKLKLFSDVVRQTDGKLYKDIYITAKAGIGKTSFVKNICMIWCQAHGPVEEIEQKFNPEDVHTMKTFEFMFMISLRDIDNSICKVDDMVYSQIINCLARSRRYDELFLEDILQDRLCLVILDGLDEWSHPESCKIGQKNEHKLPHRSARENCTILTTTRPWKLDVLNLSTTQIDRHVEMTTLDRTSSRQLISNAVALLNRNSLSLQPKTVEDFLATLSTMKRSTVNNIPFIILQRVCLWFDGESVGQSRCEIYSNILELTLSRGLMKLGKRYWSSERRHSSDDTKFPSCLLSNDLCRSHYDLILSLGRVAFETLFCPERESSIVFDAKVVLDKIPEYSLTFCLKVGLLSQNRDYRQVSKRRRTVSFQHKSVQEFLAALYIQSDPDNREIKDMISNVCCTLPGILQMSNTLVFLGGFSSSACGKTLQHLRHFVSNDENVNFYREILQIREFGLFKLRKTKKVVRSFQTLQADIVQEIQSSGQKEFPLPIEDIIIEKASDKTSHQFLKILVENNSDNIKSLCLRDVTCTEAFTDILQTVGLYKLNNLQKLAIVAAPRSDDLLKLLSNSVNTLKYLRLTFVEFRDNLYHAKDTTLSTDIVRTLCRIEQLKALTLNNIRLTHNDVKQLFETACKRNLMTEIGLYNVTCTDHESECCGEILDLSQHQYLKHLSLDSIPVTELRVNTTSLYECLIGEDRNSVFPPWNECLKSSPNLYSLYFRRMTPALLHTLAATLPHLSNLRKFSIELTNLGDTDLILSPETKIKSVYLYRVDMSSKVLRRLAESAAELPHPVKVTLEWCTVTPLEEYSLVKDYICSSSKYTVKSNGSKSRAYDHFEFENIVDIK
- the LOC128559461 gene encoding uncharacterized protein LOC128559461 isoform X3 codes for the protein MSISKTELSRYIDILIDLLSDGIYLANDPNAKAAVDKLNQLKANTLTITTADISRILDEEFKASVEKQRENALQAINLEREEANKKFLDDVKDSLDGLRAITVTKLDEIIAKKVDEFKKTTDTEKKDLTEIIEKGKQQIQKAILKGKDQIQAGVMDRTAEQNELRKYLKDDLINFYRKYHSTISISPIVEENDVPIADFYVEPSFNSIDIQRKFGRIEEPYTKKKLKLFSDVVRQTDGKLYKDIYITAKAGIGKTSFVKNICMIWCQAHGPVEEIEQKFNPEDVHTMKTFEFMFMISLRDIDNSICKVDDMVYSQIINCLARSRRYDELFLEDILQDRLCLVILDGLDEWSHPESCKIGQKNEHKLPHRSARENCTILTTTRPWKLDVLNLSTTQIDRHVEMTTLDRTSSRQLISNAVALLNRNSLSLQPKTVEDFLATLSTMKRSTVNNIPFIILQRVCLWFDGESVGQSRCEIYSNILELTLSRGLMKLGKRYWSSERRHSSDDTKFPSCLLSNDLCRSHYDLILSLGRVAFETLFCPERESSIVFDAKVVLDKIPEYSLTFCLKVGLLSQNRDYRQVSKRRRTVSFQHKSVQEFLAALYIQSDPDNREIKDMISNVCCTLPGILQMSNTLVFLGGFSSSACGKTLQHLRHFVSNDENVNFYREILQIREFGLFKLRKTKKVVRSFQTLQADIVQEIQSSGQKEFPLPIEDIIIEKASDKTSHQFLKILVENNSDNIKSLCLRDVTCTEAFTDILQTVGLYKLNNLQKLAIVAAPRSDDLLKLLSNSVNTLKYLRLTFVEFRDNLYHAKDTTLSTDIVRTLCRIEQLKALTLNNIRLTHNDVKQLFETACKRNLMTEIGLYNVTCTDHESECCGEILDLSQHQYLKHLSLDSIPVTELRVNTTSLYECLIGEDRNSVFPPWNECLKSSPNLYSLYFRRMTPALLHTLAATLPHLSNLRKFSIELTNLGDTDLILSPETKIKSVYLYRVDMSSKVLRRLAESAAELPHPVKVTLEWCTVTPLEEYSLVKDYICSSSKYTVKSNGSKSRAYDHFEFENIVDIK
- the LOC128559461 gene encoding uncharacterized protein LOC128559461 isoform X1, giving the protein MSLESCVFRKDNNRNPYPGLWHAEYEKNKAMTLLLSTVKDNGFQYWLKGALAVLFTKQGLEEFVTVELTQFQKDLLASIFKSKNISPGTVCNSCTTENTLPCPTANFCPRGRNCNLHDNILPNKSPNRPCPNKICQHIRDEIRREHRYNVPSWKNTDATGWCTDAFQIGKCYMPPDGYYSVTSFQETDFNGILSITINNKRFEHKMHADFDDRSSPNVCTEAREVGRLIRHAADMSISKTELSRYIDILIDLLSDGIYLANDPNAKAAVDKLNQLKANTLTITTADISRILDEEFKASVEKQRENALQAINLEREEANKKFLDDVKDSLDGLRAITVTKLDEIIAKKVDEFKKTTDTEKKDLTEIIEKGKQQIQKAILKGKDQIQAGVMDRTAEQNELRKYLKDDLINFYRKYHSTISISPIVEENDVPIADFYVEPSFNSIDIQRKFGRIEEPYTKKKLKLFSDVVRQTDGKLYKDIYITAKAGIGKTSFVKNICMIWCQAHGPVEEIEQKFNPEDVHTMKTFEFMFMISLRDIDNSICKVDDMVYSQIINCLARSRRYDELFLEDILQDRLCLVILDGLDEWSHPESCKIGQKNEHKLPHRSARENCTILTTTRPWKLDVLNLSTTQIDRHVEMTTLDRTSSRQLISNAVALLNRNSLSLQPKTVEDFLATLSTMKRSTVNNIPFIILQRVCLWFDGESVGQSRCEIYSNILELTLSRGLMKLGKRYWSSERRHSSDDTKFPSCLLSNDLCRSHYDLILSLGRVAFETLFCPERESSIVFDAKVVLDKIPEYSLTFCLKVGLLSQNRDYRQVSKRRRTVSFQHKSVQEFLAALYIQSDPDNREIKDMISNVCCTLPGILQMSNTLVFLGGFSSSACGKTLQHLRHFVSNDENVNFYREILQIREFGLFKLRKTKKVVRSFQTLQADIVQEIQSSGQKEFPLPIEDIIIEKASDKTSHQFLKILVENNSDNIKSLCLRDVTCTEAFTDILQTVGLYKLNNLQKLAIVAAPRSDDLLKLLSNSVNTLKYLRLTFVEFRDNLYHAKDTTLSTDIVRTLCRIEQLKALTLNNIRLTHNDVKQLFETACKRNLMTEIGLYNVTCTDHESECCGEILDLSQHQYLKHLSLDSIPVTELRVNTTSLYECLIGEDRNSVFPPWNECLKSSPNLYSLYFRRMTPALLHTLAATLPHLSNLRKFSIELTNLGDTDLILSPETKIKSVYLYRVDMSSKVLRRLAESAAELPHPVKVTLEWCTVTPLEEYSLVKDYICSSSKYTVKSNGSKSRAYDHFEFENIVDIK